One Legionella lansingensis genomic region harbors:
- the odhB gene encoding 2-oxoglutarate dehydrogenase complex dihydrolipoyllysine-residue succinyltransferase, whose translation MSTEVKVPALPESVADATIAAWHKKIGDKVTRDENLLDLETDKVVLEVPAPTDGILKEILFKEGDTVEASQILARIEDVNGGAATGEQPAKQEKPVAKEPGPTQEKKKEEEKAAGPAVRRMLAEHDLQPGQISGSGKDGRITKEDVIAYIETNREKTAKSTPEKRPQMPMGEREERRVPMTRLRAKIAERLVQAQHNAAMLTTFNEVNLKAVMDLRNQYKDSFEKKHNVKLGFMSFFTKAVVESLKRFPAVNASIDGQDIVYHGFYDIGIAVSTDRGLVVPVLRDADQMSMADIEKTIGDAATRAREGKLALEEMQGGTFTITNGGVFGSLLATPIINPPQTGILGMHKIEERPIVEKGQIVIRPMMYVALSYDHRLIDGRESVQFLVSVKELLEDPARLLLNV comes from the coding sequence ATGTCTACTGAAGTCAAAGTACCTGCCCTGCCTGAGTCGGTGGCAGATGCCACCATTGCCGCTTGGCACAAGAAAATCGGCGATAAGGTTACTCGGGATGAAAACCTCCTCGATTTGGAAACGGATAAAGTTGTCCTTGAAGTGCCCGCGCCTACGGATGGTATTTTGAAAGAAATCCTTTTTAAGGAGGGAGATACTGTCGAAGCGAGTCAAATATTGGCTCGTATAGAGGATGTCAATGGAGGCGCAGCTACTGGTGAACAGCCTGCCAAGCAAGAAAAACCTGTAGCGAAAGAACCAGGCCCGACACAAGAGAAGAAAAAAGAAGAGGAAAAAGCTGCCGGTCCAGCAGTAAGAAGAATGTTGGCAGAGCATGATTTGCAACCCGGTCAAATTTCAGGTTCAGGTAAAGATGGCAGGATTACTAAGGAAGATGTAATCGCCTATATTGAGACCAATCGCGAGAAAACAGCAAAATCCACCCCGGAAAAGCGACCACAAATGCCTATGGGTGAACGTGAAGAGCGCCGAGTTCCAATGACGAGATTAAGGGCTAAAATTGCCGAGCGCTTGGTACAAGCTCAGCATAATGCTGCTATGTTGACAACGTTCAATGAAGTCAACCTAAAAGCAGTCATGGACTTACGAAATCAATACAAGGACAGTTTTGAGAAAAAACACAACGTGAAGTTAGGTTTCATGTCGTTTTTCACCAAAGCCGTTGTAGAGTCGTTAAAACGTTTTCCTGCGGTCAATGCGTCAATTGACGGTCAGGATATTGTCTATCATGGTTTTTATGACATTGGCATTGCAGTATCTACTGATCGTGGTTTAGTTGTTCCTGTGCTCAGGGATGCTGATCAAATGAGCATGGCAGATATTGAAAAGACCATCGGTGACGCTGCAACTCGGGCCAGAGAAGGAAAACTAGCACTCGAAGAAATGCAAGGTGGAACCTTTACTATCACTAATGGTGGTGTTTTTGGCTCGCTATTAGCGACTCCAATCATCAATCCACCACAGACAGGTATTCTGGGGATGCATAAAATTGAGGAACGTCCCATTGTAGAGAAGGGACAAATAGTCATCCGTCCCATGATGTATGTGGCGTTGTCTTATGACCATCGTCTAATCGATGGCCGTGAATCAGTACAATTCTTAGTCAGCGTAAAAGAATTGCTCGAGGATCCTGCAAGATTATTG